A segment of the candidate division KSB1 bacterium genome:
GCCGGGCCCAAACAGCCACCCGGCTTTCGAAGGGAGATTTTATTTACGCTGCCACTGCCTCGGCAAACTGCTCTTCCTCAGTTGAACCTTTTAGTGCGCTGGTCGAAGCCTGGCCGTTGGTGACTGTCATTTGAATAGCATCAAAGTAGCCGGCGCCGACAAACTTCTGGTGTTTGACCGCGCTGTAGCCGGCTTCGCGCTCCAATTCAAATTCCCGTTCCTGCAGCCGCGCATAAGCCGCCATGCCTTCACTTTTGTAGCCGCGTGCCAACTCGAACATGCCGGTGTTCAACGAATGAAAACCTGCCAGGGTCACAAATAGGAATTTGTAACCCATCTCTCCCAACAAATTTTGGAATTCAGCGATGGTTTTGTCATCCAGGTTTGCCTTCCAGTTAAATGAAGGTGAACAATTGTAGGCAAGCAGTTTCCCTGGGAATTTCTCATGAATGGCTTGGGCAAACTCGCGTGCTTCGCCAACATCCGGCTTGGAAGTTTCACACCAGAGCATGTCTGCATAAGGCGCGTATTCAAGAGATCGAGCAATCGCGATTTCAAGGCCGCCGCGAATTCGGCAAAAGCCTTCGGGAGTGGTCTCACCTGTCAAGAAAGGTTCATCGACCGCACCGTAATCGCTTTGCAGCAAGTTGGCGCCATTTGCATCTGTTCTGGCAATTACGACAGTTGGAACCCCGGCGACATCTGCTGCCAGGCGGGCTGAGATAAGCTTTTGAATGAAGGAGTTGTGAGAAACCAAAACCTTGCCGCCCATGTGACCGCATTTCTTCATGGAGGATAACTGATCTTCGAAATGCACCCCGGCGGCTCCGGCCTGGATCATGGCTTTCATCAATTCGAAAGCATTTAAATTGCCGCCAAAGCCGGCTTCAGCGTCCGCTACGATCGGTGCAAACCAGTGGATGCTATTTTTGCCTTCAAGACTGTGAATCTGGTCTGCCCGCTGCAGGGCGTTGTTAATTCTCCTGGCCAGGCTTGGCGCGCTGTCGGCGGGATAGAGGCTTTGATCGGGGTAGGTGAGACCTGCTAAATTTGCGTCAGCCGCTACCTGCCAGCCGCTTAAATAAATTGCTTTTAAGCCGGCTTGAATCATTTGCACGGCCTGATTACCGGTTTGGGCTCCGAGGGCGTTTATGTAAGGCTCGGTGTTGGTCAATTCCCATAATCGTTCTGCTCCCAGACGAGCGAGAGTGTGTTCGATTCGCACCGTGCCCCGCAGCTTGATTACGTCTTCCGCGGTGTAGGTTCTTTCGATTCCGTGCCAGCGTGGGTCTGTTTGCCAGGATTGATTGAGGTCTCTGATTTCATCAAAGTTGTTGTTCATTGCTGTTGCCTCCTGATGCGTTTATAAATGTTTGTAAGCGATTAATGTTAGAAAGTCAGTGAATTTTTCTTCAGTAGCAAATCGGTCAAAAAGTTGACTCGCCAATTCATATTTACCTGAGCTGTAGCGTTCATCTCCGACCATGGATTTGATTTTTTCCTGTTCCTCAGAAAAGCAAGAGCGATACAGCTCAGGCGTCACTTCTCTTCCATCGGAAAGTTTTGTATCCGGATTATGCAGCCACTGCCAGATCTGGGCGCGGGAGATTTCAGCGGTTGCGGCATCTTCCATTAAATTATAAATTCCCACCGCACCTGTGCCGTTCAGCCAGGATTCCAAATATTGCAGAGCTACTCGAATATTGTGTCTCAATCCTTCTTCCGTGATTTCTCCGCCGGGAATGTTGAAATTTAAAAGGTCCTTTGCGGTAATCCGGACATCCTCTCTTTTTCGTTCTTTCTGATGGACGTTGCCGTTTAAAATTTTGTCGAATGGCTCTTTGGCAACTGTCATCAAATCCGGGTGGGCGATCCAGGTGCCATCGAAGCCGTCGTTTGATTCGCGTTCTTTGTCTTCCCGGACCTTTGCCAGGGCAATTTCGGTCACTTCAGGGTCTTTTCGGTTCGGAATGAAAGCGGCCATGCCGCCAATCGCGTGTGCCCCGCGTTTATGACAGGTTGTTACCAGAAGCTCGGTGTACGCGCGCATAAAAGGGACGGTCATGGTAATTTGCGCACGATCCGGAAGCAGGGCGTCCGTCCGGTTTCTGAATTTTTTAATGACGCTGAAAATATAATCCCAGCGGCCGGCGTTAAGCCCGGCAATGTGGTCGCGGAGCTCGTAAAGAATTTCATCCATCTCAAATGCGGCCAGGATAGTTTCGATGAGCACCGTGACTTTAATGGCGCCATGTGGAATACCAAGTTCATCCTGTGCCATACAAAAAACGTCATTCCACAGCCGGGCCTCTAAATGGCTTTCGAGTTTCGGAATGTAAAAATATGGACCGGAACTGTTTTGAAGCAAATTCTTTGCATTGTGATAAAAGTAGAGTCCAAAGTCGAAAATCGATGCCGAAATGGGGTGGCCATTAACCAGTATGTGTTTTTCATTGAGGTGCCAACCGCGTGGCCGGACCAGAAGGGTGGCAATTTCTTCATTTAATTTATATTGTTTGCCGTTTGGATTCGTAAAGGAAATGGTGCGGTTTACTGCGTCGCGAAGGTTGATTTGTCCCTGCACCAGGTTAAACCAGGTAGGTGAGTTAGCATCCTCGAAATCCGCCATGAAAACATTTGAACCGGAATTCAACGCGTTGATCATCATCTTGCGCTCGACCGGTCCGGTGATTTCTATCCGGCGACTTTGCAAATCGTCTGGAATAGGGCCAACCTGCCAGCTTGAATCGTTTCTGATATTGTCTGTTTCCTGGAGAAAATCAGGCATGTTTCCAGCGTCGATTTCAGCTTGCCTTACGATGCGTTTTTCCAGCAGGCTGGCGCGGGTGCCTGCAAACTTGCGCTGCAGTTTCGCTATAAACTGCAAAGCGTCTTCAGTTAAGATTCCCTCAAATTCCCGAGTCACTTCCCCCTTGATTTCAATACCGCTTACGCTCATCTGTGATTTAACTCCTGTTCTTTTT
Coding sequences within it:
- the aceA gene encoding isocitrate lyase, which encodes MNNNFDEIRDLNQSWQTDPRWHGIERTYTAEDVIKLRGTVRIEHTLARLGAERLWELTNTEPYINALGAQTGNQAVQMIQAGLKAIYLSGWQVAADANLAGLTYPDQSLYPADSAPSLARRINNALQRADQIHSLEGKNSIHWFAPIVADAEAGFGGNLNAFELMKAMIQAGAAGVHFEDQLSSMKKCGHMGGKVLVSHNSFIQKLISARLAADVAGVPTVVIARTDANGANLLQSDYGAVDEPFLTGETTPEGFCRIRGGLEIAIARSLEYAPYADMLWCETSKPDVGEAREFAQAIHEKFPGKLLAYNCSPSFNWKANLDDKTIAEFQNLLGEMGYKFLFVTLAGFHSLNTGMFELARGYKSEGMAAYARLQEREFELEREAGYSAVKHQKFVGAGYFDAIQMTVTNGQASTSALKGSTEEEQFAEAVAA
- a CDS encoding malate synthase A, which produces MSVSGIEIKGEVTREFEGILTEDALQFIAKLQRKFAGTRASLLEKRIVRQAEIDAGNMPDFLQETDNIRNDSSWQVGPIPDDLQSRRIEITGPVERKMMINALNSGSNVFMADFEDANSPTWFNLVQGQINLRDAVNRTISFTNPNGKQYKLNEEIATLLVRPRGWHLNEKHILVNGHPISASIFDFGLYFYHNAKNLLQNSSGPYFYIPKLESHLEARLWNDVFCMAQDELGIPHGAIKVTVLIETILAAFEMDEILYELRDHIAGLNAGRWDYIFSVIKKFRNRTDALLPDRAQITMTVPFMRAYTELLVTTCHKRGAHAIGGMAAFIPNRKDPEVTEIALAKVREDKERESNDGFDGTWIAHPDLMTVAKEPFDKILNGNVHQKERKREDVRITAKDLLNFNIPGGEITEEGLRHNIRVALQYLESWLNGTGAVGIYNLMEDAATAEISRAQIWQWLHNPDTKLSDGREVTPELYRSCFSEEQEKIKSMVGDERYSSGKYELASQLFDRFATEEKFTDFLTLIAYKHL